The Staphylococcus haemolyticus region TTATGCATGGATATGGTGGAACCAATAACTCTGAAAAATATATGGTCAATCAAGCTGTAAAAAAAGTGTTACAAAGGATGTAGTTACAGCGTATGTTTTATCTAACGGAGAAGTTCAGTTTAGTGGCAAAATTTCAAAGAAGTCTAAGAATCCAATTATAAAAATATTATTTGAAGATAATAAAAATGGTGACATAATGCAAAATGCTCAAAACATAAAAAATGTACTTACAAAAATGAAATCAAAATACAATATAGATAATTATAATTTTGTAGCGCATTCAATGGGAAACTTATCTTTTGCTTATTTTATGAAATATTATGGAAATGATAAACAATTACCTCAACTTCAAAAAGAAGTAAATATAGCTGGTACATATAACGGTGTTTTAAATTTAAATGAAAAAGTAAATGAAATTACTGTTGATAAAGATGGTAAGCCTAGTAAAATGAATGCTGATTATGAAAAATTATTAGGTCTAAAAGATGTCTATAAAAATAAAAACATAGAAGTACTAAATATTTATGGTGATTTGAAAGACGGAACACACTCTGATGGAAGGGTATCTAATAGTTCGTCTCGCTCCTTAAAATACTTGTTGGGCAATAGTCCTAAAACATATAAAGAATCTGAATATAAAGGGGAGAAAGCGCAACATAGTGCGCTACATCATAATAAAGAAGTGTCAGATGAAATCATAAATTTTTTATGGCAATAGTAAGTTATAACATAACATGAACACTGAAATAATCTAAGTTTAAAGTGAATTATTGGCGACTAACTGAATCAATTCCAATCTTGCTTGTTCCCCATATACATGAGGCATTATCATGATTTCATCCACTTGATACGTATTTAATAAATAAGTTAATTTTAGATGAATATCTTTAGGTAATCCACTTATGACACGGCTTTTATTTTGCTCAATTTTATTACGTTCACTAGTGCTATAGTTACGTTTTTGAGCAGTATTAATAGAAGGATATGACTTAGGTTGGTTGAGATAATTAATGCGTAAAAGCCATAAATGTAATGCATCTAATAAATCATCAACTTTATTAAGCGTGTTTGCAGTAACTACAAATGTTGACATAATTACATATGGCTCATTAGATTTTGAAATGTCATTCAATTGTTTGTATCGTTTTCGATAATATTCTATTAGGCTATTAATCTTGGTTTGAGATTGTCCCATAAATGCAATGACGAATGGTAGCCCTTTTTGAGCAGCTAATTCCGCACTTCTCTCACTCATACCTAGAATAAACATTTGTGGAGAAGTATCAATTTCAGGTGTTGCTTTGATAGACATGAATCGATGTGGGGCTTCATATTTGTTGCTAAAGTAGTGTAGTAAGTCCTCTATTTGATTGTCTAAATTTGGTTTTGTTGATTTAAACTCATTAAGTGCTTCATTTACTTGCTTGAAACTCGGAGAACGACCTAAACCCATATCTACTCTATTAGGATGGCGAGCTTCCATTATTCTAAATTGTTCTGCCACTTTGTAGGCACTGTAGTGCGGTAACATGACGCCTCCGCTTCCTATTTTAATAGTTTGTGTTTGCTCTAATAACATCATCATTACGATCTCAGGTGCACTTGACGCAACAGAGAATACATTATGATGTTCAGCAACCCAATATCTTGTATAACCTAATTGTTCAGCAGTTTGGGCTAATGTAATGCTATGATTAAATGCATCATAGGCGTTTCTACCTTCAAAAATTGGAACATAATCTAAAATACTTAATTTCAATTTTTATATGCTCCTTTCAATAATTTTATAGGATAAATTAGATTTAGTTGTATTTTAAATTGAAGGCTTCTATATTGCTATATATTTGTTTGAAATATTATACTTAGTGTAATATTAGCTTTGAAAAAGGTGGCGGATGAATAGTGAAAGCAATCGGATTTGAACAACCGTTTAAATTATCAGATGGAAATTTATTTAAAACTTTTAATTTAGATATACCAGAACCAAAAGTACATGAAATATTAGTTAAAATTCAGTCTATTAGTGTCAATCCCGTTGATACAAAACAGCGATTAATGGATGTATCAAAAGCACCTCGAGTACTAGGATTTGATGCGATTGGTGTGGTTGAATCTGTTGGAAATGAAGTTACTATGTTTAATCAGGGTGACATTGTATATTACTCTGGTTCACCTGATCAAAACGGATCAAATGCAGAATACCAATTGATTAATGAGAGATTAGTAGCTAAGGCACCTAAAAATATTAGCGCTGAGCAGGCAGTAAGCTTACCATTAACCGGTATAACAGCATATGAAACATTGTTTGATGTGTTTGGTATTTCACGCAACCGTAATGAAAATGAAGGTAAAACGTTGTTAATTATAAATGGCGCAGGTGGCGTAGGAAGTATTGCTACTCAAATTGCTAAGGCCTATGGTTTAAGGGTTATTACTACAGCATCGCGTAATGAAACGATTGAGTGGACTAAAAAAATGGGTGCTGATATTGTACTCAATCATAAAGAGAGTTTACTAAATCAATTTAAGACACAAGGTATTGAACTGGTTGATTACGTATTCTGTACATTTAATACGGATATGTACTATGACGACATGATTCAATTAGTGAAACCTAGAGGTCATATTGCTACTATTGTAGCTTTTGAAAATGACCAAGATTTAAATGCTTTGAAACCAAAAAGCTTAAGTTTCTCACATGAATTTATGTTTGCTAGACCATTAAATCAAACTGATGATATGATAAAACATCATGAATATTTAGAAGACATAACAAATAAGGTTGAACAGAATATTTATCAACCTACAACAACTAAAGTTATAGAAGGATTAACTACTGAAAACATCTATCAAGCACACCAAATATTAGAATCCAATACAATGATTGGCAAATTGGTCATTAATTTAAATTAACAAGCTATTATATTTCTTTATAAATGGCGTTTATTCCTATAAAAAAAGGCAATAGGATAAACGTCATTTTATTTTGACTTAAATGTTTAATTAACCATTTTATTGAAAGGATTATTATGATGCGAAAAAAATCAATTAGTTTTGTGTTTTGGATAGCATTAGCTATTTGTACACTATTTGTTTTATACGGCGCTTTTATGCCCAAACAATTGGAAACAGGAACCCAAAACATTACTTCATTTATAGCAAAGAATTTTTCTTGGTATTACTTGTTACTAGTTTTACTCATATTCTTTGTCTGTGTGTATTTATTGTTTTCAAGATATGCATCGATAACGCTTGGCGAAGAAGGTGAAGATCCTGAATTCTCTCTACCATCTTGGTTTGCGATGTTATTTAGTGCTGGTATGGGGATTGGACTAGTATTTTGGACTACTGCAGAACCAATAAGTCACGCATTTACGTTAACCCCTATACATAAAGCAGGTACTCAATCTGCAATCAATGATGCATTTCAATTTTCGTTCTTTCATTGGGGATTACATGCATGGGCAGTATATGGAATTGTAGCATTAGTCTTTGCATATTTTAGTTTCCATAAAGGTTACCCTGGATTAGTAAGTGCAACCCTAGTTCCTATATTTGGTGAAAAATCAATGAAAGGCCCTATAGGTGGTGCAATTGATGTATTAGCTGTTATCGCCACTGTTACAGGAGTCGCAGCAACTCTCGGATTTGGTGCACTTCAAATAAATGAAGGCCTAAATTTCCTATTTAATGTTCCAAACAATTTTGGTACACAGGTAATATTAATTATTATTGCGACTATATTGTTTACATGGTCTGCTTGGTCAGGTATTGATAAAGGGATTAAAACGCTTAGTAACGTCAATATGTTTTTAGCCTTTATTGTACTAATTGGCTTATTTATTGTTGGCCCAACACTTTATATCCTAAATACATTTACAAATGGTTTAGGTAATTATATCTTTAATTTCTTTAGTATGAGTTTACGTATTCCAATGAATGGAGGAGAAAAATTCCAATGGCTCCAAAACTGGACAATATTCTATTGGGCTTGGTGGGTATCATGGGCACCATTCGTGGGTATCTTTATTGCTAGGGTATCTAGAGGTCGTACAATTAAAGAATTTATACTTGGTGTTCTATTTGTACCTGCACTTGTATGTTTCTTCTTCTTTGCTGTATTTGGAGCATCTGCCGTTTATTTACAAGATAAAGGCATTGCTAACATTGCAAAAGAAGCTACTGAAACTGCAACATTTGCTACGTTGGAACATTATCCACTAGGATTTATTCTTAGCATAATCACTCTCGTAGTTATTATGATCTTCTTCGTGACTTCAGCCGATTCAGCAACATACGTATTAGGTATGCTTAGTTCGAAAGGTGACATCAATCCTGCATCATTTGTGAAAGTAAGTTGGGGTATTATTCTAGCATTATTTGCAATGATTATGATTTATACAGGTGGTACACAAGCGATTCAAAACTTATTAATCATTGCCGCTTTACCATTTTCGATAGTTATTATTTTAATGATTTGGTCATTGTTTAAATCATTAAGTATCGATCATCCAAGAACTTCTAATAAGTTTCCAAACATATTACAGTATAAAAGTTCAAAGCAAAAAGAATTGAAAAAATAATAATAAAATATATGTTTTTATTGTGCTAAATTTGGGAATATTCTATCTAGAAAGTAAAACTTTAATAAATATTTATATAATTAAATTAATAGTTTTTCATTAATGTTTTGAAAAATATTTAAAGGGTATTATTTTCTATATAATAATTCAACAATAATTTAGGAGGTGCATACGAGGTGAAAAGGTTAAAAAACTTTATCCTCGGCCTATTAATAGTTGCTATTGTTGGATTCCTATTGTTTATGTACATAAAAGATAGTCGTATATCTAAGTATCAAGACTTCTTCTTACAATTCAATTGGTTCCAACCACTATTAATTGGTTTAGCTGCTCTACTTATATTGATAGGTTTAATATTAGTATTCAGCATCTTTAAACCAACATATAGAAAACCAGGATTATACAAAGATTATGATGACGGTCATATTTATGTATCTCGTAAAGCAGTTGAAAAATCAGCTTACGATACACTTACTAAATACGACCAAGTAAGACAACCTAATGTTGTAGCGAAGCTTTATAATAAGAAAAGCAAATCTTACATTGATATCAAGGCTGACTTCTTAGTACCAAACGATGTACAAGTTAAGTCACTAACTGAAAGTATTCGTTCAGACATTAAGCATAATGTAGAATATTTTACTGAATTACCAGTGAGAAAACTTGAAGTAAATGTCAGAGATCAAAAAACTGCTGGACAACGCGTTCTGTAAGGGAGGGATAACATGGCTGATAATAATAATCAAAATGGACAAGATGCAAGTCAACAAATCATTGACTTCATTAAATCATATAAATGGCGTATCATTGGTTTCTTTGCATTTTTAATTATAGCAATCTTATTCCTAACTTTAGGATTTTGGAAAACAATTTTGGTTATCGTATTATGTTTAATAGGAATTGGTGTTGGGTATATTAAAGACCGTACACAGGATTTCATGAATTTCTTAAATAGATGGAGTTAAACAATTTATT contains the following coding sequences:
- a CDS encoding LLM class flavin-dependent oxidoreductase codes for the protein MKLSILDYVPIFEGRNAYDAFNHSITLAQTAEQLGYTRYWVAEHHNVFSVASSAPEIVMMMLLEQTQTIKIGSGGVMLPHYSAYKVAEQFRIMEARHPNRVDMGLGRSPSFKQVNEALNEFKSTKPNLDNQIEDLLHYFSNKYEAPHRFMSIKATPEIDTSPQMFILGMSERSAELAAQKGLPFVIAFMGQSQTKINSLIEYYRKRYKQLNDISKSNEPYVIMSTFVVTANTLNKVDDLLDALHLWLLRINYLNQPKSYPSINTAQKRNYSTSERNKIEQNKSRVISGLPKDIHLKLTYLLNTYQVDEIMIMPHVYGEQARLELIQLVANNSL
- a CDS encoding zinc-binding alcohol dehydrogenase family protein; the protein is MKAIGFEQPFKLSDGNLFKTFNLDIPEPKVHEILVKIQSISVNPVDTKQRLMDVSKAPRVLGFDAIGVVESVGNEVTMFNQGDIVYYSGSPDQNGSNAEYQLINERLVAKAPKNISAEQAVSLPLTGITAYETLFDVFGISRNRNENEGKTLLIINGAGGVGSIATQIAKAYGLRVITTASRNETIEWTKKMGADIVLNHKESLLNQFKTQGIELVDYVFCTFNTDMYYDDMIQLVKPRGHIATIVAFENDQDLNALKPKSLSFSHEFMFARPLNQTDDMIKHHEYLEDITNKVEQNIYQPTTTKVIEGLTTENIYQAHQILESNTMIGKLVINLN
- a CDS encoding BCCT family transporter, whose product is MRKKSISFVFWIALAICTLFVLYGAFMPKQLETGTQNITSFIAKNFSWYYLLLVLLIFFVCVYLLFSRYASITLGEEGEDPEFSLPSWFAMLFSAGMGIGLVFWTTAEPISHAFTLTPIHKAGTQSAINDAFQFSFFHWGLHAWAVYGIVALVFAYFSFHKGYPGLVSATLVPIFGEKSMKGPIGGAIDVLAVIATVTGVAATLGFGALQINEGLNFLFNVPNNFGTQVILIIIATILFTWSAWSGIDKGIKTLSNVNMFLAFIVLIGLFIVGPTLYILNTFTNGLGNYIFNFFSMSLRIPMNGGEKFQWLQNWTIFYWAWWVSWAPFVGIFIARVSRGRTIKEFILGVLFVPALVCFFFFAVFGASAVYLQDKGIANIAKEATETATFATLEHYPLGFILSIITLVVIMIFFVTSADSATYVLGMLSSKGDINPASFVKVSWGIILALFAMIMIYTGGTQAIQNLLIIAALPFSIVIILMIWSLFKSLSIDHPRTSNKFPNILQYKSSKQKELKK
- the amaP gene encoding alkaline shock response membrane anchor protein AmaP, whose protein sequence is MKRLKNFILGLLIVAIVGFLLFMYIKDSRISKYQDFFLQFNWFQPLLIGLAALLILIGLILVFSIFKPTYRKPGLYKDYDDGHIYVSRKAVEKSAYDTLTKYDQVRQPNVVAKLYNKKSKSYIDIKADFLVPNDVQVKSLTESIRSDIKHNVEYFTELPVRKLEVNVRDQKTAGQRVL
- a CDS encoding DUF2273 domain-containing protein, translated to MADNNNQNGQDASQQIIDFIKSYKWRIIGFFAFLIIAILFLTLGFWKTILVIVLCLIGIGVGYIKDRTQDFMNFLNRWS